In Montipora capricornis isolate CH-2021 chromosome 4, ASM3666992v2, whole genome shotgun sequence, a single genomic region encodes these proteins:
- the LOC138047524 gene encoding phosphoenolpyruvate phosphomutase-like isoform X2: MEAHNGLGAQIVQEAGFKGIWGSGLSISAQLGVRDSNEASWTQVLEVMEFMSDATDIPILLDADTGYGNFNNARRLVTKLEQRGVAGACIEDKLFPKTNSLLDGREQPLAEIDEFCAKIRACKDTQSDPDFCIVARVEAFIAGWGLDEALKRSEAYLSAGADAILMHSKKSDPSDIESFVKAWNNQGPVVIVPTKYYTVPTELFKEWGISMVIWANHNLRASLLAMQDVTQQIYEDQSLVNVENRVAAVKEVFRLQKDDELKEAEKKYLPQK, translated from the exons GTTTCAAGGGTATTTGGGGCAGTGGTTTGTCAATTTCAGCTCAACTAGGTGTACGTGACAGTAATGAGGCATCTTGGACACAAGTTTTGGAGGTGATGGAATTTATGAGTGATGCAACAGACATCCCCATTTTACTAGACGCTGATACAGGCTATGGAAACTTTAATAATGCTCGTCGTTTGGTTACAAAGCTTGAACAGAGAGGTGTTGCAGGTGCTTGTATAGAAGACAAGCTTTTCCCAAAGACAAATTCATTGTTAGATGGAAGAGAACAGCCTCTGGCAGAAATTGATGAGTTTTGTGCAAAGATCAGGGCATGCAAAG ATACACAATCAGATCCAGATTTCTGTATTGTGGCCAGAGTTGAGGCATTCATTGCTGGCTGGGGATTGGATGAGGCTCTGAAGCGATCTGAAGCTTACCTCAGTGCAGGTGCAGATGCAATCTTGATGCATAGCAAGAAATCTGATCCCTCAGACATTGAATCATTTGTTAAAGCATGGAATAATCAG GGTCCTGTAGTTATTGTCCCCACTAAGTACTACACTGTGCCTACTGAGCTATTCAAGGAGTGGGGCATATCAATGGTGATCTGGGCTAATCACAACTTGAGAGCATCGTTATTGGCCATGCAAGACGTGACACAACAGATCTATGAAGACCAGTCATTGGTTAATGTTGAAAACAGA GTGGCAGCAGTTAAGGAAGTTTTCCGGCTGCAAAAGGACGATGAATTAAAAGAGGCAGAAAAGAAGTATCTTCCACAAAAATGA